The Candidatus Deferrimicrobiaceae bacterium genomic sequence GAATCGTTCTACGGGATGACCGACACCGCCAAGGCGCTGCGCGACATCGCGCGGGAACTCGATCTCGTCAACGGCGGCGAATCCGACACGACGATGCGCGACCGGGCCGAGGCGCTGATTGCCAAGGAAGAGGCGGCCTGCCGCGAGCGGATCGCACCCATCCGTGCCCGGCTTTCCGGCAAGCGCGCGGTGCTCTTTACCGGAGGCGTCAAGACCTGGTCGATGGTCAACGCGTTGCGCGAGTTGGGCGTCGAGATCCTGGCTGCCGGCACGCAGAATTCCACCCTCGAAGATTTCCACCGGATGAAGGCGCTGATGCACAAGGACGCCCGCATCATCGAGGACACTTCCACTGCCGGGCTTCTGGCCGTCATGGCCGAGAAGATGCCCGACCTGATCGTCGCCGGCGGCAAGACCAAGTTCCTGGCGCTCAAGACGAAGACGCCGTTCCTCGACATCAACCACGGCCGTTCCTATCCCTATGCGGGCTACGAAGGGATGGTCACGTTCGCGAAACAGCTCGAGCTGACCGTCAATAACCCGATCTGGCGCACGCTCAACGCCCCGGCGCCTTGGGAAAAAGGCACGGATCAATCCGGGGCCGAGGTGGCGATGGCCGCGAACCATGCCGAGACGCTGCTGGCCGAAGACCTCTCCCTTTCCCGCGTGAAAGTCTCGACCAAGGCGGCGACCGTCAACCCGCAAAAGAATTCTCCCGCGCTGGGCGCGACGCTCGCCTACCTCGGGATCGACGGAATGCTCGGGCTGCTCCACGGGGCGCAGGGCTGCTCGACCTTCATCCGGCTGCAGCTATCCCGGCACTTCAAGGAGTCGATCGCGCTCAATTCGACCGCGATGAGCGAGGATACGGCGATCTTCGGGGGATGGGAGAACCTCAAGAAAGGGATCGGCCGCGTCATCGAGAAGTTCAACCCGGGCGTGGTCGGCGTGATGACGTCCGGGCTGACCGAGACGATGGGCGACGACGTCCAGAGCGCGATCGTCCATTTCCGGAACGAGAATCCGCAATTCGCCGGGGTGCCGGTCATCTGGGCCGCGACCCCCGATTACTGCGGCTCCCTGCAGGAAGGGTACGCCGCCGCGGTCGAGGCGATCGTGTCCGCGCTTCCCGAGGGGGGCGAGACGATCCCGGGCCAGGTCACGCTGCTGCCGGGCTCCCAGCTCACGCCGGCCGACGTTGAGGAAGTGAAGGAGCTGATCGAGTCGTTCGGGCTGTCCGTGGTCGCCGTCCCCGATATATCGAATGCGCTCGACGGGCACATCGACGACATCGTGTCCCCCCTTTCGACGGGCGGCGTGACGGTCGATGCGATCAGGACGGCGGGACGCAGCGCGGCGACGGTCTACGTCGGCGACTCGCTGGCGAAGGCGTCGAAGAAGCTGTCGGATTCGTTCGGGACGCCGGCGTACGGCTTCTCATCGTTAACGGGCATGTCGGAAGTCGACCGGCTGATGGAGACGCTCTCCGCGATCAGCGGCAAGCCTGTTCCCGAAAAACATCGCCGGTGGAGAAGCCGCCTGTCGGACGCGATGGTGGATAGCCACTACCAGTTCGGCGCGAAGAAGATCGCGCTGGCGCTCGAGGCCGATCACCTCATGGGGATGACGCGCTTTCTGGCATCGATGGGCTGCGATATCCAGGCAGCGCTTTCGGCTACCCGGACACGCGGCCTCGACGGGCTTCCCTGCGACGCGGTCTCCGTGGGCGACCTGGAAGACCTGGAAACGGCCGCGATCGGCGCCGACCTGCTGGTGGCCAACTCCAACGGCCGCCAGGCCGCGGCGAAGCTGGGAATCAAGGCGCACCTGAGAACCGGCTACCCCGTGTTCGACCGGCTGGGCGCACACCAGAAGATGTGGGTCGGCTACCGGGGAACGCTCAACCTGCTGTTCGAGGTGGCGAACCTCTTCCAGGCGAATTCGTCCGAAGCTCAGAAGTTGGCGCACAACTGACAAAAAGGTCCCGAGGAGGACGCCATGAAAGTCGCATTCACGACCACAGATGGCTTCACGATCGATCAACATTTCGGACAGGCCGCGAAATTCCACATCTGGGAGGTCGGCCCGGACACGGCATCGTTCCTGCACGAAGTCGCAGTAATCCCGGTGGGCGACGACGAAGAAGATCGGATCACCGCACGGGCGAACGCAGTCGCCGGCTGTGCCATCGTCTACACGGTACAGATCGGTGGCCCCCCCGCGGCGAAACTGGTCGCGCGGAAGATCCAGCCGATGAAGACGGGCGAACCGGAGCCGATCGCCATGGTCGTCGCAAAATTGCAGGAAGTGCTCCGCGGCACCCCGCCCCCCTGGCTGCGCAAGGCGATGGCG encodes the following:
- a CDS encoding bifunctional nitrogenase iron-molybdenum cofactor biosynthesis protein NifEN → MARPDYYDAPECETQEKGAPKFCKKSEPGEGTERSCAYDGARVVLMPITDVIHLVHGPIACAGNSWDNRGARSSGSQLYRRGFTTEMMENDVVFGGEKKLYRAILDLAGRYAGQVKAIFVYATCVTAMTGDDVEAVCAAAAEKVTIPIIPVNTPGFIGDKNIGNRLAGEILFKHVVGTAEPEFVTPYDINLIGEYNIAGDLWGMLPLFDALGIRVLSCVSGDAKFEELRYAHRAKLNVIICSKSLTNLARKMKKQYGMDYIEESFYGMTDTAKALRDIARELDLVNGGESDTTMRDRAEALIAKEEAACRERIAPIRARLSGKRAVLFTGGVKTWSMVNALRELGVEILAAGTQNSTLEDFHRMKALMHKDARIIEDTSTAGLLAVMAEKMPDLIVAGGKTKFLALKTKTPFLDINHGRSYPYAGYEGMVTFAKQLELTVNNPIWRTLNAPAPWEKGTDQSGAEVAMAANHAETLLAEDLSLSRVKVSTKAATVNPQKNSPALGATLAYLGIDGMLGLLHGAQGCSTFIRLQLSRHFKESIALNSTAMSEDTAIFGGWENLKKGIGRVIEKFNPGVVGVMTSGLTETMGDDVQSAIVHFRNENPQFAGVPVIWAATPDYCGSLQEGYAAAVEAIVSALPEGGETIPGQVTLLPGSQLTPADVEEVKELIESFGLSVVAVPDISNALDGHIDDIVSPLSTGGVTVDAIRTAGRSAATVYVGDSLAKASKKLSDSFGTPAYGFSSLTGMSEVDRLMETLSAISGKPVPEKHRRWRSRLSDAMVDSHYQFGAKKIALALEADHLMGMTRFLASMGCDIQAALSATRTRGLDGLPCDAVSVGDLEDLETAAIGADLLVANSNGRQAAAKLGIKAHLRTGYPVFDRLGAHQKMWVGYRGTLNLLFEVANLFQANSSEAQKLAHN
- the nifX gene encoding nitrogen fixation protein NifX, whose product is MKVAFTTTDGFTIDQHFGQAAKFHIWEVGPDTASFLHEVAVIPVGDDEEDRITARANAVAGCAIVYTVQIGGPPAAKLVARKIQPMKTGEPEPIAMVVAKLQEVLRGTPPPWLRKAMAGATAPSFLEGEA